From Thermus brockianus, the proteins below share one genomic window:
- a CDS encoding helix-turn-helix domain-containing protein, whose amino-acid sequence MKRIGRKQVIYLAGDPAHTLYRLESGLVRIVELLPDGRTLTLRHVLPGDYFGEEALEGKRHRYAAEAMTEAVVQGFDPKAMDHQALHQVARNLARQMRRVLAYETHLQTGELRARIARYLLFLADTPASFRDEEGLYVTVSHEEIADATASTRESVSKLLSDMRREGLIATAYRKVYLLDLGALEAEAQGALEAA is encoded by the coding sequence ATGAAGCGGATTGGACGCAAGCAGGTCATCTACCTGGCGGGGGACCCCGCCCACACCCTCTACCGGCTGGAGTCGGGCTTGGTGCGCATCGTGGAGCTCCTTCCCGACGGGCGTACCCTGACCCTTCGGCACGTGCTCCCCGGGGACTACTTCGGGGAGGAGGCCTTGGAGGGCAAGCGCCACCGCTACGCCGCCGAGGCCATGACGGAGGCGGTGGTGCAGGGGTTTGACCCCAAGGCCATGGACCACCAGGCCCTCCACCAGGTGGCCCGCAACCTGGCGCGGCAGATGCGGCGGGTGTTGGCCTACGAGACCCACCTGCAGACTGGGGAGCTTCGGGCCAGGATTGCCCGCTACCTCCTCTTCCTGGCGGACACCCCCGCCTCCTTCCGGGATGAGGAAGGGCTCTACGTGACCGTCTCCCACGAGGAGATCGCCGATGCCACCGCCTCCACCCGGGAATCGGTGTCCAAGCTCCTTTCCGACATGCGCCGGGAAGGGCTGATCGCCACCGCCTACCGCAAGGTTTACCTCTTGGACCTGGGGGCCCTCGAGGCCGAGGCCCAAGGCGCCTTGGAAGCGGCCTAA
- a CDS encoding MerR family transcriptional regulator — protein sequence MTRSGAYTIAEVEALTGLSAHVLRQWERRYGFPRPERTPGGHRLYGEEEVELLKRVRRLLEEGATPQAAIRRVLSVTPKAEGLAEETKRALLAADLAQAEGLFRRAVRLLGPEGAAREVVLPVLRELGEAWHRGEVSVAQEHLASTFLRARLQELLDLTGQPRGAPILVTTPPGERHEIGAMLAAYHLRRQGLPALYLGPDTPLPDLKALAQGLGAQGVVLSVLMAESLKALPDGALHGLAPRVVLGGAGATAEEARRLGALYVEDLGKLPQVFWEEAA from the coding sequence ATGACCCGAAGCGGGGCGTACACCATCGCCGAGGTGGAGGCCCTCACCGGCCTTTCGGCCCACGTCCTCCGCCAGTGGGAGCGCCGCTACGGCTTTCCCCGGCCCGAGCGCACCCCCGGAGGGCACCGCCTCTACGGGGAAGAGGAGGTGGAGCTCCTAAAGCGGGTCCGCCGCCTCCTGGAGGAGGGAGCTACCCCGCAGGCGGCCATCCGGCGGGTGCTTTCGGTAACGCCCAAGGCGGAGGGCTTGGCCGAGGAGACCAAAAGAGCTCTCCTCGCCGCTGACCTGGCGCAGGCGGAGGGCCTTTTCCGGAGGGCGGTGCGCCTCCTTGGGCCAGAAGGGGCGGCCCGGGAGGTGGTCCTGCCGGTCCTACGGGAGTTGGGCGAGGCCTGGCACCGGGGGGAGGTGTCCGTGGCCCAGGAGCACCTGGCCTCCACCTTCCTCCGGGCGCGGCTCCAGGAGCTTTTGGACCTCACCGGCCAGCCCAGGGGCGCCCCCATCCTGGTCACCACGCCCCCTGGGGAGCGGCACGAGATCGGGGCCATGCTGGCCGCCTACCACCTCCGCCGCCAGGGCCTGCCCGCCCTCTACCTGGGGCCCGATACCCCTCTACCCGACCTCAAGGCCCTGGCCCAGGGGCTTGGGGCCCAAGGGGTGGTGCTCTCCGTCCTCATGGCGGAAAGCCTAAAGGCCCTGCCCGACGGGGCCCTGCACGGCCTCGCCCCCCGGGTGGTCCTGGGCGGCGCCGGGGCCACGGCGGAAGAGGCCAGGCGGCTTGGGGCGCTCTATGTGGAAGACCTGGGGAAACTCCCCCAGGTGTTTTGGGAGGAGGCAGCATGA